The following proteins are encoded in a genomic region of Sebastes fasciatus isolate fSebFas1 chromosome 12, fSebFas1.pri, whole genome shotgun sequence:
- the thbs3a gene encoding thrombospondin-3a has product MGWSVLVLLSIICAGLTAGVLDGPDVQVIDVLSLQDSKQSVAAVEKLSGGLSALSDVYVVSTFRLPPKLGGVLLGLYSKQDNRKYLEVAVMGKINKVLVRYVRADGKLHTVNLQNAPLADGRSHSIILRLGGLQRDNMHMELYVNCRLADSSQGLPSLVALPREAEMVEVRHGQKAYTRLQGSVESLRLALGGSVAKAGSLTDCPFQGDSSSYNSVSGELNSILGDHTKALIGQLIIFNQILGELRQDIREQVKEMSLIRNTILECQVCGFHEPRSRCSPNPCYKTVSCMESLHYPGYTCGPCPPGTSGNGTHCHDIDECELQPCFSPEACVNTVGGFTCHSCPPGLWGAPLAGTGLDYAKTHRQECVDIDECLDLPDACVSNSVCINTVGSYKCGGCKPGFLGNQTSGCFPRKSCAALTFNPCDSNGHCTMERSGEVACRCNVGWAGNGNTCGPDTDIDGYPDRPLPCMDNDKHCKQDNCVFTPNSGQEDADNDGIGDQCDEDADGDGIKNVEDNCRLVPNKDQQNSDSDSFGDACDNCPNVPNTNQKDTDSNGQGDACDQDIDGDGIPNVLDNCPKVPNPMQTDRDRDGVGDACDSCPELSNPMQTDVDNDLVGDICDTNQDMDGDGLQDSRDNCPDIPNSSQLDSDNDGLGDDCDHDDDNDGVLDDYDNCRLIVNPNQKDSDLNGIGDVCENDFDNDSVMDLFDVCPESAEVTLTDFRAYQTVILDPEGDAQIDPTWVVLNQGMEIVQTMNSDPGLAVGYTAFNGVDFEGTFHVNTVTDDDYAGFIFGYQDSSSFYVVMWKQTEQTYWQSIPFRAMAQPALQLKAVKSRTGPGEFLRNALWHTGDTPGEVKLLWKDPRNVGWKDKTSYRWHLSHRPQVGYIRVKLFEGRDMVADSGVVIDTTMRGGRLGVFCFSQENIIWSNLRYRCNDTVPEDFQTHRKQFLMHIQV; this is encoded by the exons ATGGGTTGGAGTGTCCTGGTGCTGCTGTCAATCATCTGTGCTGGACTCACGGCGGGAGTACTGGACGGACCGGACGTTCAAG TGATCGACGTGTTGAGTCTTCAGGACTCAAAGCAGAGCGTGGCGGCGGTGGAGAAGCTGTCGGGCGGTCTGAGCGCGCTCAGTGACGTCTATGTGGTGTCCACGTTTCGGCTGCCGCCGAAATTGGGCGGCGTCCTGCTGGGTCTCTACAGCAAACAAGACAACAGGAAGTACCTGGAGGTCGCCGTCATGGGGAAGATCAACAAAG tcctAGTGCGTTATGTGCGAGCTGACGGGAAGCTCCACACCGTTAACCTCCAGAACGCTCCGCTGGCCGATGGGCGGAGTCACTCCATCATCCTGAGGCTCGGTGGTCTTCAGCGTGACAACATGCACATGGAGCTCTACGTCAACTGCCGATTGGCTGACTCTAGCCAGGGCCTGCCGTCATTGGTGGCCTTGCCTAGAGAGGCGGAGATGGTGGAGGTCAGACACGGACAGAAGGCCTACACCCGACTACAG ggaTCAGTggagtccctcagactggctcTAGGTGGTTCTGTAGCTAAAGCTGGATCTCTGACAGACTGTCCCTTCCAAGGAGACTCTTCATCCTACAACTCAG TGAGTGGGGAGTTGAACTCCATCCTGG GTGATCACACCaaggctctgattggtcagctcaTCATCTTCAACCAGATCCTGGGAGAACTGAGACAGGACATCAGAGAACAG GTCAAAGAGATGTCTCTGATCAGGAACACCATCCTGGAGTGTCAGGTTTGTG gtttCCATGAGCCTCGGTCTCGCTGCTCTCCTAATCCCTGCTATAAGACGGTGTCCTGCATGGAGAGTCTGCATTACCCAGGTTACACCTGTGGACCCTGTCCACCTGGAACCAGCGGCAACGGGACCCACTGTCACGACATCGATGAG tgtgagcTGCAGCCTTGTTTCTCTCCTGAAGCCTGTGTGAACACTGTCGGGGGGTTCACCTGTCACTCCTGTCCTCCTGGCCTGTGGGGGGCGCCACTGGCTGGAACTGGACTGGACTATGccaagacacacagacag gaGTGTGTAGATATAGATGAGTGTCTAGATCTACCAGACGCCTGTGTATCAAACTCTGTGTGCATCAACACTGTG GGTTCATACAAGTGTGGAGGCTGTAAACCTGGTTTCCTCGGTAACCAGACGTCAGGTTGCTTCCCCAGGAAGTCGTGTGCTGCATTGACCTTTAACCCCTGTGACTCCAACGGCCACTGCACCATGGAGAGGAGCGGAGAGGTCGCCTGCAGG tgtAACGTGGGTTGGGCTGGTAACGGTAACACATGTGGACCGGACACAGACATCGACGGGTATCCTGACCGCCCTCTGCCCTGCATGGACAACGACAAACACTGCAAACAG GACAACTGTGTGTTCACACCGAACTCTGGTCAGGAGGACGCCGACAACGACGGGATCGGAGATCAGTGTGACGAGGACGCCGACGGAGACGGCATCAAAAACGTGGAG GATAACTGCCGGTTGGTCCCGAACAAAGACCAGCAGAATTCAGACAGCGACTCGTTCGGAGACGCTTGTGATAACTGTCCCAACGTCCCCAACACGAACCAGAAAGACACGGACAGCAACGGACAGGGAGACGCCTGTGACCAGGACATCGACGGGGACG gTATTCCAAACGTTCTGGATAACTGTCCGAAGGTACCGAACCCGATGCAgacggacagagacagagacggagtgGGAGACGCCTGTGACAGCTGTCCTGAACTCAGCAACCCGATGCAG aCGGACGTCGACAACGACCTGGTGGGAGACATTTGTGACACCAACCAAGACAT GGATGGAGACGGTCTCCAGGACAGCAGAGACAACTGTCCAGACATCCCCAACAGCTCCCAGCTGGACTCTGACAACGACGGCCTCGGAGACGACTGTGACCACGACGACGACAACGACGGCGTCCTCGACGACTACGACAACTGCCGACTCATCGTCAACCCCAACCAGAAAGACTCTGACC tgAACGGCATTGGGGACGTCTGTGAGAACGACTTTGATAATGACTCAGTGATGGATCTGTTTGACGTTTGTCCGGAGAGCGCTGAGGTCACTCTGACCGACTTCAGAGCCTATCAGACGGTCATCCTGGACCCAGAGGGCGACGCCCAGATTGACCCCACCTGGGTGGTCCTGAACCAG GGGATGGAGATAGTTCAGACGATGAACAGTGACCCGGGTTTAGCCGTGG GCTACACAGCGTTTAACGGAGTCGACTTCGAGGGAACGTTCCACGTCAACACGGTAACCGACGACGACTACGCCGGCTTCATCTTCGGCTACCAGGACTCATCAAGTTTCTACGTGGTGATGTGGAAACAGACGGAGCAGACGTACTGGCAGTCGATCCCCTTCAGAGCCATGGCCCAGCCCGCCCTGCAGCTCaag GCGGTGAAGTCTCGGACTGGACCAGGAGAGTTCTTGAGGAACGCCCTGTGGCACACCGGAGACACACCTGGAGAGGTGAAGCTGCTCTGGAAGGATCCACGAAACGTCGGCTGGAAGGACAAAACCTCGTACCGTTGGCACCTCAGCCACCGGCCGCAGGTGGGCTACATCAG gGTGAAGCTGTTTGAGGGGAGAGACATGGTGGCCGACTCTGGCGTTGTGATCGACACCACGATGAGAGGAGGCCGGCTCGGCGTCTTCTGTTTCTCCCAGGAAAACATCATCTGGTCCAACCTGCGCTACAGGTGTAACG ACACGGTGCCCGAAGACTTCCAGACTCATCGTAAACAATTTCTGATGCACATTCAGGTGTGA